A region of Lycium barbarum isolate Lr01 chromosome 3, ASM1917538v2, whole genome shotgun sequence DNA encodes the following proteins:
- the LOC132631200 gene encoding uncharacterized protein LOC132631200, translating to MVSNLVIDHILPPASPTVPPPATTAKKLAAKVLWERLDDIVRQWIYGTLSNDLLNTIIHQEDTVAESWDRLVHLFQDNKSARALALDAKFTNTKLVDFPNVKAYCTRLKVLADNLTNVGHKVFDERLVLRLLRGLSEEYKTFRTTVQHRTPLPSFDVVRSMIELEEDSHAEDAIHDSYSNAALVSHNVTPQNFSGNG from the coding sequence ATGGTATCAAACTTAGTCATTGACCACATCCTACCTCCTGCGTCCCCCACCGTGCCACCACCGGCAACTACAGCCAAAAAACTTGCTGCTAAGGTCCTATGGGAACGGCTGGATGACATTGTTCGGCAATGGATATATGGTACGCTATCGAATGATCTTCTCAATACGATCATTCATCAAGAGGACACTGTAGCCGAATCTTGGGACCGTCTTGTTCATCTCTTTCAGGACAACAAATCGGCTAGGGCTCTTGCTCTTGATGCAAAATTCACCAACACAAAATTGGTGGATTTTCCGAATGTGAAAGCATATTGTACCAGGCTGAAAGTTCTTGCAGACAATCTCACCAACGTCGGTCACAAAGTTTTCGACGAACGACTTGTGCTTCGTCTTCTGCGAGGATTGTCGGAGGAATATAAAACTTTTCGCACGACGGTGCAGCACCGTACTCCTCTCCCATCTTTTGACGTTGTCCGGTCGATGATTGAGCTTGAGGAGGATAGCCATGCCGAGGATGCCATTCACGACTCCTACTCGAATGCTGCTCTTGTTTCCCACAATGTTACTCCTCAGAATTTCTCAGGAAATGGATAG